In the genome of Aspergillus luchuensis IFO 4308 DNA, chromosome 2, nearly complete sequence, one region contains:
- a CDS encoding uncharacterized protein (COG:O;~EggNog:ENOG410PVN0;~InterPro:IPR027417,IPR003593,IPR003959;~PFAM:PF00004;~go_function: GO:0005524 - ATP binding [Evidence IEA];~go_function: GO:0016887 - ATPase activity [Evidence IEA]), translating into MPQLEGDDLALLPRRVVAYVFRERKFVMLDIRGLKKKDPAPQNVFKDLKIDPDHKRMVRSLVGTHLAEQEIQKQRLNFSLNQDLIRGKGSGLVILLHGVPSVGKTATAEAVAQSNNKPLFVITCGDLGFTPKEVDASLKEKFRLAHLWGCVLLLDEADVFLSRREVSDLKRNALVSVFLRVLEYYSGILFLTTNRIGTLDEAFKSRIHVSLYYPPLDKAQTLAIFEVNVRKLNEIQEAKQKLQDDGHSSTFREPALAIDGESIMDYAKWHYDTHEQNERWNGRQIRNAFQIAYSLAHYETGRNSQGQWDEDAEPNIKKASNGPRATHTLNYRHFVLVAKAIEKFDDYLYDAIACTDMDHARDNGLRADDHDPNMYNRPGPSSAAENSASNLCPCASCLTAGIRSATAQST; encoded by the exons ATGCCACAGCTTGAGGGAGACGACCTCGCACTCCTTCCACGCCGCGTCGTCGCGTATGTGTTTCGGGAGCGCAAGTTCGTTATGCTCGATATTCGCGGCCTaaagaagaaggatcctGCACCTCAGAACGTCTTCAAAGATCTTAAGATCGACCCGGATCACAAGCGCATGGTCAGGTCACTGGTAGGAACGCATTTAGCGGAGCAAGAAATCCAGAAACAGCGGCTTAATTTCAGCTTGAATCAGGACCTGATTCGAGGAAAGGGTTCGGGGTTGGTCATTCTCCTACATGGCGTTCCTAGTGTGGGCAAAACAGCCACAGCTGAGGCTGTTGCTCAATCCAACAACAAGCCTCTCTTTGTCATCACATGCGGTGATCTTGGCTTTACCCCAAAAGAAGTCGACGCCTCTCTCAAGGAAAAATTTCGCCTGGCTCATCTTTGGGGATGTGTTCTGTTACTTGATGAGGCTGACGTCTTCTTATCTCGCCGAGAGGTGAGTGATTTGAAGCGGAATGCCCTCGTCTCGG TATTTCTTCGAGTTCTTGAGTACTACAGTGgcattctcttcctcaccactAATCGGATTGGGACGTTAGATGAGGCTTTCAAATCCCGCATCCACGTCAGCCTATACTACCCACCGCTAGACAAGGCTCAGACCCTGGCAATCTTCGAAGTCAACGTCCGAAAACTGAATGAAATCCAAGAGGCGAAGCAAAAGCTGCAAGATGATGGTCATTCCAGCACCTTCAGAGAACCGGCGCTGGCAATCGATGGTGAGTCCATCATGGACTATGCAAAATGGCACTACGACACCCATGAGCAGAACGAGAGATGGAATGGTAGGCAGATCCGAAACGCATTCCAGATAGCGTACTCTCTTGCACATTACGAAACGGGGAGAAACTCACAGGGCCAATgggacgaggatgccgaACCGAATATCAAGAAGGCTAGCAACGGTCCCCGGGCAACACATACACTAAACTATCGGCACTTCGTCCTCGTCGCCAAGGCCATTGAAAAATTTGATGACTACCTCTACGATGCCATCGCCTGTACTGATATGGACCATGCTAGGGACAATGGCCTTCGAGCAGATGACCATGATCCCAACATGTACAACAGACCTGGACCGTCCTCAGCTGCCGAGAACTCGGCGTCCAATTTATGCCCCTGCGCCTCGTGCCTGACAGCAGGGATACGATCCGCCACGGCCCAGTCCACCTAG
- a CDS encoding uncharacterized protein (COG:S;~EggNog:ENOG410Q7JS), producing the protein MARDQVIESTAVVSQDTNIRTTMIQWDVSSTKNNTEILRSDIEKSGARLESVGGEVGEVHGLVSQISSGMEHMTMETTGLKKGIDENTISLKKESENNERRHQELCNLIIGQVEAKSKIAKRESALEDGSRSLKNQLMTLLLEGKKKDAEIAMLKERLNQNRKRGAVVSLDRFCEILAQPSSTEDKPVDIERMFQHPNEDFRRALVHKSRFNAATQGQVQSLLRHERLHRWVSSHHPDLILVDANISSSGLSKVSAISVFCATLISSMMEVHPDEVVVQFFCGLHTAPLDPWHGPNGLVCSIAMQLLMKLVKMNILNLGFINNRDYLRDLEQHDLNTLCDTLYSLVSQFPADTRVYCIIDSVSWFDKDRTFAELATVMEWLQSIVEDRSLIPIFKIMLTNPMKSNRRMKELPVFKENPSRLVTLSSRNLIPMVISNRAIERQLSRSPSPSPLSLKKGVDRTARPESYDDDYDEW; encoded by the exons ATGGCTCGAGACCAGGTCATCGAGAGCACGGCAGTGGTGTCTCAGGATACCAACATCAGGACTACTATGATTCAGTGGGACGTGAGCTCCACGAAGAACAACACAGAGATCCTGAGGTCAGATATTGAGAAGAGTGGTGCGAGGCTTGAGAGTGTGGGTGGCGAGGTGGGCGAGGTGCATGGCTTGGTGTCTCAAATCAGCTCTGGCATGGAGCACATGACCATGGAAACCACGGGCCTAAAGAAAGGAATCGATGAAAACACAATCTccctgaagaaagaaagtgagaATAATGAGAGAAGACACCAAGAGTTATgcaacctcatcatcgggcAAGTTGAGGCGAAGAGCAAAATCGCCAAGCGAGAGAGCGCCCTGGAAGACGGCTCACGTAGTCTAAAAAACCAACTCATGACACTCCTTCTCGAGGGTAAAA AGAAAGATGCCGAGATTGCCATGCTGAAAGAACGACTCAATCAGAACCGGAAACGGGGCGCAGTGGTCAGCTTGGATCGTTTCTGCGAGATTTTAGCCCAGCCCAGCTCTACTGAAGATAAGCCAGTCGATATAGAGCGCATGTTCCAGCACCCAAACGAAGACTTCAGACGAGCCCTCGTGCACAAGAGTAGGTTCAATGCAGCCACTCAAGGCCAAGTCCAATCGTTGCTGCGACATGAACGGTTACACCGATGGGTAAGCAGCCATCACCCCGACCTGATTCTCGTCGACGCGAACATCAGCTCGTCCGGCCTGTCAAAGGTGTCCGCCATATCAGTCTTTTGCGCCACCTTGATCTCTAGCATGATGGAAGTCCATCCTGACGAGGTGGTTGTCCAATTCTTCTGTGGATTACACACCGCTCCCCTAGATCCCTGGCACGGGCCGAACGGTCTAGTCTGTTCTATTGCCATGCAGCTCTTGATGAAACTAGTCAAGATGAACATTCTAAACTTGGGGTTCATCAACAATCGAGACTACCTGAGAGACCTCGAGCAGCACGACTTAAACACGCTCTGCGACACTCTTTACTCGCTCGTATCTCAATTCCCAGCCGACACGAGAGTGTACTGCATCATCGACTCCGTTTCTTGGTTCGACAAAGACAGGACTTTTGCAGAACTAGCCACTGTAATGGAATGGCTACAATCCATAGTCGAGGACCGGTCACTGATTCCTATATTCAAGATAATGCTGACAAACCCGATGAAAAGTAACAGGAGAATGAAGGAGCTGCCGGTGTTCAAAGAGAACCCGTCTAGACTTGTCACTCTGTCTTCGAGGAACCTGATACCCATGGTAATATCTAACAGAGCGATCGAGCGTCAACTTTCCAGATCCccgtctccatcaccactctCACTTAAGAAGGGGGTTGATAGAACTGCAAGGCCAGAAAGTTATGacgatgattatgatgaatGGTAG
- a CDS encoding uncharacterized protein (TransMembrane:1 (i84-106o)), protein MKYTDGQVTHYSSQIIDLEANNHSPYTENIPLSTYTTAPTQPCDTPWPGSTQGQTTAQEQTNALEQRPTQSFGAAECCWDCGKLFMFITGFAFLGFVIIGFFYWGLYVPISVTT, encoded by the exons ATGAAGTACACAGACGGCCAAGTCACCCACTACTCGTCCCAAATCATCGATCTAGAAGCCAACAACCATAGCCCATACACGGAAAACATCCCCTTGTCAACATATACCACTGCACCGACTCAGCCTTGTGACACCCCCTGGCCGGGAAGTACACAGGGCCAGACAACGGCTCAGGAGCAAACAAACGCTTTGGAACAGAGACCTACCCAATCATTTG GAGCCGCAGAATGCTGTTGGGACTGTGGCAAGCTCTTCATGTTCATCACCGGTTTTGCGTTTCTAGGCTTTGTGATTATTGGGTTTTTCTATTGGGGCTTGTA TGTGCCTATCTCCGTTACGACGTAG